The DNA sequence CGGTAGCTACTCCCCTTTATACGGCTAAGACTATAGCCAATCTCCGATGAGACTGTCAAGGGGATTGCGCCTACTTCCCTCCGCCGTAGCTGTGGAGGCCCGACAGGAACAGGTTGACCCCCAGGTAGCAGAAGATGGTGGCGGCAAAGCCGATGATGGAGAGCCAGGCCGCCTTTTTGCCGACCCAGCCGCGGGTGAAGCGGGCGTGGAGGAATGCGGCGTACACGAACCAGACGATCAGGGACCAGGTTTCCTTGGGGTCCCAGCTCCAGTAGGTGCCCCAGGCGTAGTTGGCCCAGGCCGCGCCGGTGATGATGCCCAGGGTCAGCAGGGGAAAGCCGACCATGATGGCGCGGTAGTTCAGGTCGTCCAGCACCCGGATGGGGGGGAACATGCCCATGAGGCCTCCCGCGGGGGTAGAGTCGCCCCTCTCCTCGCTGCCCGCCTTGATCAGGTACATGATGGAGATGCCGCAGGCCACGGCAAAGGCCGCATAACCTAAGAAGCAGGTGACCACGTGGTACAGGAGCCAGTTGCTCTGGAGCGCCGGCACCAGCGGCTCGATGCCGCTGTGCAGCCCGAGTTGGGCCCAGGCCATGCCCAGCAGGGCAAAAGGCATGACAAAGGCGCCGATGACCCGGTATTTGTACTTCAGGTCGAGCAGGGCGAAGATCAGTACGATGGTCCAGGAAAAGAAGACCACCGACTCGTACAGGTTGGAGAGAGGGGCGTGGCCGTACCCCATGTCGTAGGACTCCTTCCAGCGCAGCAGGATCGCCCCGGTCTGGGCCAGAAGACCGGCGTAGGCGGTCACGATGCCGGCCGTGCCGAGCGCCTTGGCACGGCTGGCGAGAAAGGCGAAGAACAGCAGCATGGAGACGAGATAGGTGAACGTGGTGACGTTGAACAGAAGTGAGCTTGTCATTATCTTTTCTCCCCTGAGCATTCCGTTTTGAGTTTATCGGCCAGCCCGTCGAAAAACAGCTGGAAGGCCGCCTGGTTCTTGCTGGCGTTGCCGCCCATGGTGACGGTTCCGTGCTGGATTCGCACCCAGATGCGGCGGTGGGACAGGAAGAACGCGGCAAAGATGCCCACCACCATGAGCAGGCAGCCGAGCCAGACGATCCAGACCCCCGGGTCCTTGGCCACCTGCAGGCCGGTGTACATCCGCTTTTCCTCACCCTTGAAGTGGATGACCGGTCCCTTGCCGTGCTCCTTGGCATGGGCGACGTTCAACTCGGGGTGGTTGGCGTAGACCACCACCCGTTCCGAGGCTCCGCCGGGGGCATGGATCTCGATGTTGGCCGCCGGGCCGGAGAGGCCGGGGGAATAGGGGGCGATGTCGGGCGTGGTCTCGAGCACATGCATGCTGCTGCCGTCCGGCAGGGTTGCCGAACCGGTGGCGGGCACCGTTACCGGGACGGCGTTATTGCCGTCGAGATCGGTGACCAGAAAGCGGTATTCACCGGCATTGCCGTAGCTGGACTGGTAGAAGGTGATCCCCTTGTAGGTCAGCGGTTCGTTGACGATGACCGGAACATGTTCGTACCCCGGCACCGGTTTGCCATTCTCCAGGACCGTCAGAATGCTCTTGAATTCCTTGGGGGCGCCGCTGTCGTAAAAGGCGACGCTGAACTTCTCGCAGAGCACCGAAAAGCCGAGATCGATCTCCTTCTCCGAGCGGGTTATCGCCTTGGCAACGCTCTCCCCTTCCATGATGTTGACGAAGCCCTTG is a window from the Oryzomonas sagensis genome containing:
- the ccsB gene encoding c-type cytochrome biogenesis protein CcsB, which translates into the protein MTSSLLFNVTTFTYLVSMLLFFAFLASRAKALGTAGIVTAYAGLLAQTGAILLRWKESYDMGYGHAPLSNLYESVVFFSWTIVLIFALLDLKYKYRVIGAFVMPFALLGMAWAQLGLHSGIEPLVPALQSNWLLYHVVTCFLGYAAFAVACGISIMYLIKAGSEERGDSTPAGGLMGMFPPIRVLDDLNYRAIMVGFPLLTLGIITGAAWANYAWGTYWSWDPKETWSLIVWFVYAAFLHARFTRGWVGKKAAWLSIIGFAATIFCYLGVNLFLSGLHSYGGGK
- the resB gene encoding cytochrome c biogenesis protein ResB, producing MTTDQRSFLNSLWDFFCSLKLTMFLLITLAVTSIIGTIIPQGTPPQEYLQQISPAKFKLYQALGFFDMYHSWWFILLLYLLTVNLVACSIKRLPHIWKTITQPVTVLGSGLEKTLPNVVSFKAGGEPEALQAKVTAFLKAEFAEPVATEDDGARHLFAQKTPWCRLSVYFVHLSVIVIFIGTMIGSLFGYKGFVNIMEGESVAKAITRSEKEIDLGFSVLCEKFSVAFYDSGAPKEFKSILTVLENGKPVPGYEHVPVIVNEPLTYKGITFYQSSYGNAGEYRFLVTDLDGNNAVPVTVPATGSATLPDGSSMHVLETTPDIAPYSPGLSGPAANIEIHAPGGASERVVVYANHPELNVAHAKEHGKGPVIHFKGEEKRMYTGLQVAKDPGVWIVWLGCLLMVVGIFAAFFLSHRRIWVRIQHGTVTMGGNASKNQAAFQLFFDGLADKLKTECSGEKR